A stretch of DNA from Syntrophobacterales bacterium:
GCGCAAGGCCGCGGGGCAGCGAAAAGATCGTCAAAAATTGCAGTGCCGCGAAAAATCCTCTCATTGCGCCTTTGAGACCATCGCTTCCTCAAAAGTCGCCACTTCGGTCAGCAGCCGGACGGCGGCCTCAATAAAGTTCATCGCCAGCGCCGCCCCCGTTCCCTCGCCGAGCCGCAAATCGAGGTCGAGAAGCGGCTGCTTTGCGAGCAGTTCCAGGGCAACGCGGTGCCCCTGTTCAACGCTGCGGTGGGCGGCGATCATGTACTGCCGCGCCGTCGGACAGAGAGCGCTTGCGATCAGTGCGCCGGCCGTCGAGATGAAACCATCGATAACCACAGGTTTTTTCAGCCGGGCGGCACCCAGAATCAGCCCCGCTATCCCCCCGATTTCAAAGCCGCCAACCTTTGCCAGGACATCAATGCCGTCATGGGGATCGGGTTTGTTCAGCCGCAGTGCCCGTTCAATGACGCCGACCTTGTGGGTGAACTGTTCATCTTCGATTCCGGTTCCACGACCCGTGACCTCTCCGACCGGGCGACCGCTGAAGACTGCTACAATCGCGCTGCTGGGGGTGGTGTTGCCGATGCCCATCTCGCCGGTGCCGAGAATATCGACGGAATCTGCCGCGTTGAGCGCAAGATCGATCCCATTTTCGAGGGCGCAAACGGCCTCCTCGCGGCTCATCGCCGGGCCGACGGCCATATTTTTTGTGCCGGGACCGACCCGGCGCGACAGTATCTTGCCGGAGGCGACAAGTTCGCTTAAATCGGTGGCGACCCCCATATCCACGACGGCAACTGACGCTCCGGCCTGGCGGGCGAGGGCATTGATCCCCGCCCCGCCGGCGGCGAAGTTTGCGACCATCTGCGCGGTTACCTCCTGCGGATACTTGCTGACCCCTTCGGCGACGACCCCGTGATCCCCGGCCATCGTGAAAATTGTCTTGCGGGTGACCGCCGGATGCAGCGAGCGGGTTATCCCGGCGAGTTCCTCCGCCAAGTCCAGCAGCCGTCCGAGCGCCCAGTAGGGCATTGTCAGGCTTTCCAGACGCTGATGGGCCAGCGCCCGAACGGCCATGTCCTGCGGTTCAATTTTTGCGATTGTCTCCTGCAACAGCATCATGGTTGCTCCTTTACGTAAAGAGGGATGCCGCAGACCAGCAGTATGACCCGGTCTGCGGCCCTCGCTATTTCCTGATTGCAGCGTCCGGCAATGTCCCGGTAACGCCGCGCTGTTTCGTTGTCGGGAACGATCCCCATGCCAACCTCGTTGGCGACCAGAAAAACCGTGCCCGCGCTTTCCCGGCAGGCGGCGACAAGCTCCCGGCAGTATTCGACAATAATCTCTTCCGTCAGCACTGCGCCCGTTTTTTCCTCTTTGTACATGAGGTTGTTTATCCAGAGGGTAAGGCAGTCCACAAGCACCGTCCTTTCTTTGCCATTCCGGCGGATTACTCCTGCCAGATTGACGGTTTCTTCAATGGTTTTCCAGCCTCTTCCCTCTCTTGCCTCGCGGTGCTTCCGGATTCTTTCCTCCATTTCGGGATCGATTATCGGACAGGTCGCGATGAAGAGGCGCGCCCCCGGGATCTCCTCCGCTTTCTTCTGCGCGTAAGAACTCTTGCCACTTCGACTTCCGCCGGTAACGAGAATTATCTCAGCCATAATTCAGCAGTGAACCTTTCAGATGATGCTGGTCGTTCAGGCGGGTAAGAACGCCTTTTCCGTGATGAATCATGATTTCCGAGAGCGATGTCGGTGATATCTCAAAAGAGAGGTGATGCCTGCTCGGGAGTCCCAGAAAATGACAGATGAGAAAGCGGATGACGCCCCCGTGGGTGAAAACTACCGTTGTTTCGGCAGGGTTGCTGACGATTATGTTGGCCGCTGTTGCAATCCTTTTTCGGAAACTTGCCGTATTCTCGCCTTCCGGAAAGAGGAAATCGTCCCCCTGCGCCGCCCAGTTTACCACCTCTGCCGGATAGGCCGCCTCTATCTCCGCAAAGCTCAGCCCCTCCCAGAGTCCGAAGTCTATCTCCCGGAGGTTT
This window harbors:
- the cobT gene encoding nicotinate-nucleotide--dimethylbenzimidazole phosphoribosyltransferase — encoded protein: MMLLQETIAKIEPQDMAVRALAHQRLESLTMPYWALGRLLDLAEELAGITRSLHPAVTRKTIFTMAGDHGVVAEGVSKYPQEVTAQMVANFAAGGAGINALARQAGASVAVVDMGVATDLSELVASGKILSRRVGPGTKNMAVGPAMSREEAVCALENGIDLALNAADSVDILGTGEMGIGNTTPSSAIVAVFSGRPVGEVTGRGTGIEDEQFTHKVGVIERALRLNKPDPHDGIDVLAKVGGFEIGGIAGLILGAARLKKPVVIDGFISTAGALIASALCPTARQYMIAAHRSVEQGHRVALELLAKQPLLDLDLRLGEGTGAALAMNFIEAAVRLLTEVATFEEAMVSKAQ
- the cobU gene encoding bifunctional adenosylcobinamide kinase/adenosylcobinamide-phosphate guanylyltransferase gives rise to the protein MAEIILVTGGSRSGKSSYAQKKAEEIPGARLFIATCPIIDPEMEERIRKHREAREGRGWKTIEETVNLAGVIRRNGKERTVLVDCLTLWINNLMYKEEKTGAVLTEEIIVEYCRELVAACRESAGTVFLVANEVGMGIVPDNETARRYRDIAGRCNQEIARAADRVILLVCGIPLYVKEQP
- a CDS encoding histidine phosphatase family protein, whose protein sequence is MGKTDADLSAKGQKQAEALAALLPAFRDVFFLTSPLRRARQTAEFAIGLAKPLEIDENLREIDFGLWEGLSFAEIEAAYPAEVVNWAAQGDDFLFPEGENTASFRKRIATAANIIVSNPAETTVVFTHGGVIRFLICHFLGLPSRHHLSFEISPTSLSEIMIHHGKGVLTRLNDQHHLKGSLLNYG